CTGGTGGCCATTCGCTCTCCTGTGCCTCGTGCGCGGCAGCCGCTGGATCTCCTCTGAATCGCTGCCCGGTTCGGCCACAACGCTGGGGTCCGCCGCCGTCGGCTGCAGCTCCGCAGCCGCGCTTTATTTCCTCATCCTGCGACCCCCATCTCGAGAGCAAGCCGGCCAGCTCACACGTTCCGCTCTCGGCGGCGGGCTCTTGATTGCGGGCCCGCTCATCGCTCTGCTGTACCCACACTCCATCTCTGCCGCTAGCGTCACCATGGCACTCGCGCTTACACCCGTCGTCATCGCTGTTGCAGAGGGCGCTGCACGCCATACCAGTACACTCGCGGGCCGCCTCTGGCCAGGGCTTGCAGCCATCGCCGGTTTGCTTCTTCTGCTCGCGCAGCCCTCACTGGCCAATCCTGGCGAAGACCTTGTACTCGCCCTTACGCCCGTGCTGACCGGCTGCGGCGCCGTTCTCTTTTGTTCCGCGCGCCCCAGCCCCTGGCGCGTTCCCGCGGCGCTGCTCGGCGCCTCGACCGCGCTCGGCATCGGTGCCGGCATCAATGTCGTGATGCAGAGCGGCACCTGGCCTGAGATGGCCGGCCTCGCCGCCGGCCTTGACGCATTCGAGGCGCTGCTCGCACTGGTCGCTCTGAGCCGTCTCTCCGCAACGCGCTGGTCTGCACAATTCGCCATCGTTCCGCTGCTCGTTTTGCTTGAAGCAATGGCTATGACGCCCTCGAGTATTCAAGCGCGCATGATCGTCGGTCTCCTGCTGCTCGCCCTCGCGGCGATCGCCCTTCTCATGCCACCTTCGGAGGAGCCATCCTTCGATTTGGGAGCATCAACCCCGCATCCGTCGCACTCGGATTAATGCGTCATACACAGCCGGCACAATTACACTGAACCCGAATGGCAGCATCCATGTACATCGTGGTCGAGGGCGAAGACCCCGGCTTCAACATTTTCGTGAACGGCCGCGCACTGGCCCGCTACGAAAGCGCCGTCGAGCGCCTCGCGCTGGAACTCGGCGTGCGCCCTCTGCTCGAGTTCTTCTCGGCCGACGAAAGCTCCATGGCCCTCCTCATCGAAGAGGGCGCCGGCAACCCCGATCTGCTGAAAAAACTTCCGCCGCCGCAGTGGTACCGCGCCCAGGACGGCCTGCGCACCGTCGAAGCGCTCGTCGAATCGCTCACCAACGATCCGCAGCAACTCGGCAGCGAAGGCACCGAGGTGCTCGCTGAACTTTTGGAGTACGAAGAGGTCCTCCGCAAGACAGCCGAGCGAGGTCTACGCTGGCACTTGGCGGTGAGCTGGCGGTAAAGCAAGTTAGGCATCGAGGAGTTAGGTGTGTGAGCCAGTTAAGAACTGCATCTCGTCGGGACTTGATGCCTTTCCTAACGCGCTAACTCCTCACTCCTAACTTCCTTCATTTGACCGACAGATTCCCATCAAAGTCCACTGCCAGATCCGGTCCCTGCACCTGCATCGAGTGGATCTTCAGGTCATCGAGCTTCATCTCGTAGCCGGTCGTCTCCACGGACTTCGACAGCACCTGCCGCAGCAGGTCCGCTGCATTCACCTTCATCTGTTGCGGCAGCTTGCGGCTCAGAAACGGCTCAAGGAAGAAGTTCAGTTCGCGAGACTCACTCAGGTGCTCTACGCGCGCGTCACGAAATCCGATCGTCTCACCCACGCCATCGGGAAGCACCGACACATCGCCTTCGGTGTTCAGGGCCACACCCAGGCACGCTCCATGCAGACTCGTGCCTAGCTTGGCATGCGCCTTCACATGGACCACAACGCGGTCGCCGTTGAAGCTAACCTTTGGGTCCTCGGCGTAGGCATAGCACGCTGAGCCGGGCTTGCCCTTGAAGTAATACTTTCCATCCTGCGTAAAGAGCTGCTTGTTCAACGTGCGCTCCAGCGCCTGCGACGAGATGTTGATCTCGATCGCGTTCGCCGGAATCGAAAATGCGGCAAGTATTCCGAGCGTCAATGCAAGCGTGGGAAGGTTCATGCCCACAGAATACGGTCGCGGCGAACCATATCGCTGTTGCCGGAGTTTGGACGCCTGCCAGAACTGCGATATACCTGAGGTTGAATCCTGTCAGGCAGGTTCTGGAGTACGGGTGAGGCAAAAGCTTTCAGGAGTCTTGTCATTCGCAGCGATTGCTTTGTTGTGCGCACGCGCTGCCGCGCAGGATACACGTGTGGTCACCGAGCCAAAGATTCCGCCGGTCTGTGCAACGGTTCGTGCGCAACTCGCGGCTCCGCACGGCATCGATCCAGCCGACGAGACGAAGCTCGATACCGCGCGGCTGCAGCAGGCGATCGATAGCTGTACTCCCGGACATGCGCTTGAGCTCGCACCGGAGCGCGAGCACAATGCCTTCCTTACCGGGCCAATCGAGCTGCGCAAAGGCGTCACCCTGCTGATCGACAAGGGCGTCACGCTCTACGGCTCACGCAATCCTGTTGACTACGCCGTCAGCGCGGGAAGCTGCGGCGTTGTGAATAACGAGCGCGGCGGGTGCCATCCGCTCATCCACGCGGACCATGCCGATGGGACCGGCATCATGGGCGAGGGTACGATTGATGGACGCGGCGGAGCGAAGCTGCTCGTGGTTGGGAAACCGGGCCGCGAGAGCTGGTGGGATCTTGCCGAAGATGCCCGCAAAGGCGGACACCAGCAGGTTCCGCGCCTGATCATCTTCGACTCAAGCAACAACGTGACGATCTACCAAATCACGTTGAAGAACTCCGCAATGTTCCACGTCACGTTCAACAAGGGCGATGGGTTCACCGTCTGGGGGCTGCGCATCGACACGCCGAAGACTGCGCGCAACACCGACGGCGTCGATCCAGGCAACGGTTCAAAGAACATCACCGTCACGCATTCCTTCATCCGCGATGGGGATGACAATATTGCGATCAAGGGTGGCACGGGTGGGTTGACGCAGATGACTGTGAGCCACAACCACTTCTACTACGGGCATGGGATGTCGATCGGGTCCGAGACCTATGGAGGCGTGAGCAGGGTGCTGGTGACGGACCTGACGCTGGACGGCGACGACAACGCCCTGAGGATCAAGTCCAACCCGACGCGCGGCGGGCTGGTGCAGGATGTGACGTACGAGGACGTGTGCATACGGGATTCGCGAAACCCGATCCTGCTGGATACGGCGTACAGCTATCCAGGGAACGGGAAGGAGCTGTTCCCCGAGTACAAGGACATCATCTTCCACGACGTGCGGATCAGTGGAGGAGGGAAGGTGCAGTTCGGTGGGTTGGATGCGGTGCATCGTGTTGGGGTGAAGCTGGATGGTGTGGAGCTGAGCGATGGGGCGGAGAAGTACATGATTGTCGCGGCGCACGCGGATGTGGAGCTTGGTCCTGGGCCTGTGAATTTCGTGGTGGGCGGCGAGGATGTGAAGGTCTCGGGGAAGGCCGGGAAGGGATCGCTCCCCTCCTGCGCGGGGAGGTTTGTGGGGTTTGCGGAGTAGTACCCCTCCCCCCCGTACTTTTTGCGCAAAGTCTTCGGAACAGAGACTTTAGGTCTGGACTTTATCTGGACTCCAGCGAGCCGTTAAATCCGAATGCCCGGCGGGGCCGGGCATTGCGTGTCAAGCAGGGGACTGTGAGCTACTGCGGCATCGTGTTGGTCGCGATGGTGTCCTGCTGGGGGCCGAGGCCGAGCTTGATGAGGGCGCGGGAGTCGGGGGTGATCTTGGTCTGCCAACCGTTGTCGCCCTGTAGGCGTTGCATGGCGGCTACGGAACTGGAGTCCCAGACACCGGTGGGCTCGCCGGAGAGGTAGCCCTTCTTGATGAGCGCCTGCTGAATCTCGGTGGCGCGCCCGGAGTCCATGGCGGCATCGTGCCTGAAAAACGAGTGGACGCTCTTGTGCGACTTCGAAGAGGCGTGGCGGATGCTGGCGTTGGTCGCGGTGTGGCGGTGTGTGATTCCGAAGCACGGGACCGTGGCGCAGAGAAGAGCGGCGGTCGAGAGGATCGAAAGGGTTCGCATCAGGCCGTTACCTCGTGTGGCAAAAGAGGTCGCTGCGAGTGGTTGCCCGGCAGCTTCATTTGATTGTTACTGACACGGTTAGATGAGGCAAGTGACCGTGTGCCTAAACGGGTACATAATTCGTATCGTGACGGAAGTATTACAGATGTAGGGCCTTTTGTACTGGAAAGGGAGGGAATGGCTTCATTTTGTTATGTAGCCGACGGGTCTTGAGGCGACGGGGTGGTGGTCCGTTTTGTTTCAGGACCAGACATGGGCCTCCATTTTCGGTTAAGGAGAAGCGATCGATGGGTACAAGGTTCCGTTTTGTGCTGGCTGGTGCCGCGTTGGCAGTTGCAATGTTTGCTGCTCCCATAAGCCGGGGTCAGGTTGCAGAGCATCCTGTGTTGCTGGCGCTCTCGAAGACCGATCACACGCTGGCGATCGTCGACCCGGTGACGCTGAAGGTCATTGCGAAGATGCCGGTCGGGCCGGATCCGCA
This Acidobacteriaceae bacterium DNA region includes the following protein-coding sequences:
- a CDS encoding glycosyl hydrolase family 28 protein, translated to MSFAAIALLCARAAAQDTRVVTEPKIPPVCATVRAQLAAPHGIDPADETKLDTARLQQAIDSCTPGHALELAPEREHNAFLTGPIELRKGVTLLIDKGVTLYGSRNPVDYAVSAGSCGVVNNERGGCHPLIHADHADGTGIMGEGTIDGRGGAKLLVVGKPGRESWWDLAEDARKGGHQQVPRLIIFDSSNNVTIYQITLKNSAMFHVTFNKGDGFTVWGLRIDTPKTARNTDGVDPGNGSKNITVTHSFIRDGDDNIAIKGGTGGLTQMTVSHNHFYYGHGMSIGSETYGGVSRVLVTDLTLDGDDNALRIKSNPTRGGLVQDVTYEDVCIRDSRNPILLDTAYSYPGNGKELFPEYKDIIFHDVRISGGGKVQFGGLDAVHRVGVKLDGVELSDGAEKYMIVAAHADVELGPGPVNFVVGGEDVKVSGKAGKGSLPSCAGRFVGFAE
- a CDS encoding peptidoglycan-binding domain-containing protein, with amino-acid sequence MRTLSILSTAALLCATVPCFGITHRHTATNASIRHASSKSHKSVHSFFRHDAAMDSGRATEIQQALIKKGYLSGEPTGVWDSSSVAAMQRLQGDNGWQTKITPDSRALIKLGLGPQQDTIATNTMPQ